A part of Methanomassiliicoccales archaeon genomic DNA contains:
- a CDS encoding winged helix-turn-helix transcriptional regulator: MKEGTLDRTDISLLHILMRDSRASEQQMSEVLNITPRGVYLRTETLVREGVVRAMTAKPSLASLGAKSVLIYGRSRLRSMQHAMSMLSGEDSVAWIAQSTGGRFYIAIHLKKDDDIDLAVQKTADRAMIASPVAAIRELFDIAGEYNYSTLDWRIVSSMSEDPRKSMEEVAAEIDEPLRRVVGRFNRMLERNALDLSIEFDPNAISNPLCLFHMECFNKDRIVDTVQELMRRHAPSILFFNTYSNMPHMMTSLAVLQDLEELRSVMRSFEETECFDHIDASLIIRSATMGTWRDKMVAIKGRPRALPQ; this comes from the coding sequence ATGAAAGAGGGCACCTTGGACCGGACCGACATTTCGCTGCTCCACATCCTCATGAGGGATTCCAGGGCATCTGAGCAGCAGATGTCCGAGGTCCTGAACATCACGCCCCGGGGGGTCTATCTCAGGACCGAGACCTTGGTCAGAGAGGGGGTTGTCAGGGCGATGACCGCAAAACCGAGCCTGGCATCCTTAGGGGCGAAGAGCGTCCTCATCTATGGCAGGAGCAGGCTCCGTTCGATGCAGCATGCCATGTCCATGTTGAGCGGCGAGGATTCCGTTGCATGGATAGCTCAATCGACCGGGGGGAGGTTCTATATCGCGATACATCTCAAAAAGGACGATGACATCGATCTTGCCGTCCAGAAGACCGCTGATAGGGCAATGATCGCAAGCCCTGTCGCGGCCATAAGAGAATTGTTCGACATCGCCGGTGAGTATAATTACAGCACATTGGACTGGCGCATAGTAAGCTCTATGAGCGAGGACCCCCGCAAGAGCATGGAGGAGGTGGCAGCGGAGATAGATGAGCCACTGAGAAGGGTGGTGGGAAGGTTCAACCGGATGCTTGAGAGGAACGCGCTCGACCTCTCGATAGAGTTCGACCCTAACGCTATCTCCAACCCATTGTGCTTGTTCCACATGGAATGCTTCAATAAGGACAGGATCGTAGATACCGTCCAGGAATTAATGAGACGCCACGCTCCCAGCATCTTGTTCTTCAACACCTATTCCAACATGCCACATATGATGACGAGCCTGGCGGTCCTACAGGACCTCGAGGAGCTGAGGTCGGTCATGAGGTCGTTCGAGGAGACCGAATGCTTCGATCATATCGATGCGAGCCTCATCATCAGGTCGGCCACGATGGGGACCTGGCGGGACAAGATGGTCGCGATCAAGGGCCGGCCGAGGGCACTGCCACAATGA
- a CDS encoding DUF1028 domain-containing protein yields the protein MCGNFGKSGRFNRLAHTYSIVAVDKERGEMGAAVQSHWFSVGTSVIWAEPGVGVVATQAMVNISYGPNGLALLRRGLLPQEVLERLTAADGARHMRQLAILSPEGEVAAWTGSGCIAEAGHLTGDGFSVQANMMLRNTVWSAMADTFISTEGPLAERMLAALEAAEKEGGDIRGRQSAALVVVRTGSTGRAWEDRIIDLRVDDSHQPLEELRRLLSVKRAYEHMDQGDLEMERGDMAKALYHYSYAEEMVPDNEEMMFWHAVTLVNNGHLDDASHLFSMVFAKNDNWRELLRRLVPAGLLKVTKGQLEGLVKVKDAHCTLK from the coding sequence ATGTGCGGCAATTTTGGCAAGAGCGGTCGATTCAACAGGCTGGCGCATACCTATTCGATCGTCGCGGTGGACAAGGAGCGAGGGGAGATGGGCGCCGCCGTGCAATCACATTGGTTCTCGGTCGGGACATCGGTCATCTGGGCAGAGCCGGGGGTGGGAGTGGTCGCCACCCAGGCGATGGTCAACATCTCCTATGGGCCGAACGGGCTGGCCCTCCTCAGGAGAGGTCTCCTGCCGCAGGAGGTGCTTGAGAGGCTCACCGCTGCGGATGGAGCCAGACACATGAGGCAACTGGCGATATTGTCCCCTGAAGGGGAGGTAGCAGCATGGACGGGCAGCGGCTGTATAGCCGAGGCCGGCCATCTTACCGGGGATGGGTTCTCCGTTCAGGCCAACATGATGCTGAGGAATACCGTCTGGAGCGCCATGGCCGATACATTCATTTCGACCGAAGGCCCGCTCGCGGAGAGGATGCTCGCAGCCCTCGAGGCCGCTGAGAAGGAGGGGGGCGACATAAGGGGGAGACAGTCCGCGGCCCTGGTGGTCGTCAGGACCGGTTCGACCGGAAGGGCGTGGGAGGACCGCATCATCGACCTCAGGGTGGACGACTCCCACCAGCCATTGGAAGAGCTAAGGAGGTTGCTCTCCGTCAAAAGGGCCTATGAGCATATGGACCAGGGCGACCTCGAGATGGAAAGAGGGGACATGGCAAAGGCCCTGTATCATTATTCATACGCAGAGGAGATGGTCCCTGACAATGAGGAGATGATGTTCTGGCACGCTGTGACCCTTGTCAACAACGGCCACTTGGACGACGCCTCCCACCTTTTCAGCATGGTGTTCGCAAAGAACGACAATTGGCGCGAGCTCCTGAGACGGCTCGTCCCAGCCGGTCTATTGAAAGTGACAAAGGGACAATTGGAAGGTCTCGTTAAGGTAAAGGACGCCCACTGCACGCTCAAATAG
- a CDS encoding alpha/beta fold hydrolase, which produces MTEQMPKMDLGRVKLHYHINGEGEPVVLITGLGGDVSFWKGLVPLLSSEFTVITFDARGSGQTEYPDEDFTMEDLADDVIGLLEGLGIKKAHVVGWSMGGNVAQDLASRYSEMVGSLTLISTYTRRPARSSYAIDTMIKMVHEGASYESLFMMMQAFCMTEASFRMREKRQAGHKAQVSFSEQSIIGFERQKKALDGFDGGPSLERIKAPTLILHGTDDIMVPPQYSDELAQGIRGSILENIKGAGHIISPRLYHEKLRAFLLANRFTDGKDQPYFSE; this is translated from the coding sequence TTGACCGAGCAGATGCCGAAGATGGACCTGGGAAGGGTCAAGCTGCATTACCATATCAACGGGGAGGGGGAACCGGTGGTGCTGATCACCGGCCTTGGCGGGGATGTGAGCTTCTGGAAGGGGCTTGTACCATTGCTTTCCTCGGAATTCACAGTGATCACCTTCGACGCAAGAGGGTCCGGCCAGACGGAATATCCCGACGAGGACTTCACCATGGAGGACCTGGCCGACGATGTCATTGGGCTCTTGGAGGGGCTGGGAATCAAGAAGGCCCACGTAGTAGGATGGTCAATGGGGGGCAACGTGGCCCAGGACCTTGCATCAAGATATTCGGAGATGGTCGGTTCCCTGACCCTTATCTCGACATATACAAGAAGGCCTGCGAGGTCCTCCTATGCCATAGATACTATGATAAAGATGGTGCACGAAGGCGCCAGTTACGAATCTCTCTTCATGATGATGCAGGCCTTCTGTATGACCGAGGCCTCTTTCAGGATGAGGGAAAAGAGGCAGGCTGGTCATAAGGCCCAGGTCTCGTTCTCAGAACAAAGCATCATCGGTTTCGAAAGGCAGAAGAAGGCCCTGGACGGGTTCGATGGGGGCCCAAGTCTCGAACGTATCAAGGCCCCGACGCTCATTCTCCATGGGACCGATGACATAATGGTCCCACCCCAGTACAGCGATGAGCTCGCCCAGGGCATCAGGGGATCGATCCTGGAGAACATCAAAGGGGCGGGGCATATAATCAGCCCTAGGCTATATCACGAGAAGCTACGCGCGTTCCTTCTAGCGAACCGCTTTACGGATGGCAAGGACCAGCCCTACTTCTCCGAGTGA
- a CDS encoding hotdog fold thioesterase: MEPPMDVSERIEAINNCEYAKRFDMRVTLLTKEEVRVEMPIRGNINGFKIAHGGAIFTLADEAFALIGNLGEYPEVAMSASIRYLRPAKEDMVAIARKVSEDDRTSTYKVDVISGGVLVAEFEGVGYKLKGKK; the protein is encoded by the coding sequence ATGGAGCCGCCTATGGATGTCTCAGAACGGATCGAGGCAATCAACAACTGTGAGTATGCAAAGAGGTTCGACATGAGGGTCACCCTCCTCACAAAGGAGGAGGTGCGGGTCGAGATGCCGATCAGAGGGAACATCAACGGTTTCAAGATCGCACATGGAGGGGCGATCTTCACCCTGGCGGACGAGGCCTTTGCGCTCATTGGAAATCTGGGCGAGTATCCCGAGGTGGCAATGTCCGCGAGCATCCGGTATCTAAGGCCGGCCAAGGAGGACATGGTCGCGATAGCCAGGAAGGTCTCTGAGGACGATAGGACGTCCACCTACAAGGTTGATGTCATCTCAGGGGGGGTCCTGGTCGCTGAGTTCGAGGGGGTCGGTTATAAATTGAAGGGAAAAAAATGA
- a CDS encoding PAS domain S-box protein, whose product MINVLLIDVDESLQHLCKKYLERSSDLHVEMVQSVRDGEKLISKKKIDVIVADVYLPWMSGLEYLKKLRMRKDPIPFILFSGRVEEDVVIDALNSGVDYFILKGPNPISKLGDLEQMVRSAVHDHWREKANSLKTTAFDRAVVGNLMIDAHDRVLEVNEAALGLWKVEDRSKLVGKEIKDLLEHGDVIDVIKAGIDILGRWEGDFTAKRTDGTTFTAYAYVTSIKDETGKLFGHHVTLIDVTEKRACDESLKKSHENLRLIAENSTDWISMLDPFGGITYSSSAIKELTGHAPDDVVRMELFKLVPPEDVPAIKQAMGVMLDTGSAPPIEFRLRRKDGSLVNVEAKGRVVDVGNGQGLRVLMITRDVSCRPRQEQPAVPVIGPINEEKVILSDMNVVTKVEDLERLMDVMGHLELVKERAKDPWLLDRLAKMEELLGTVIDNANSVLEFQQIGTKEAEWQSVHDLLRDIIIRIDPDDVHVQVLAKRLEVLADPMLDRVFYSLIDNTMKHGGKAHKIWVAYEMEGSAVKIIFEDNGVGIPMDMKPRLFERRYGKHGLPLAHAVLAATGISICETGTPGKGARFEITVPNGKFRLR is encoded by the coding sequence ATGATCAACGTCCTCCTCATCGATGTCGACGAATCCTTGCAGCATCTGTGCAAGAAATATCTCGAGAGGTCCAGCGATCTCCATGTTGAGATGGTGCAGTCGGTACGCGACGGTGAGAAGCTGATCTCGAAGAAGAAGATAGACGTGATCGTCGCGGACGTCTACCTCCCCTGGATGAGCGGATTGGAATACCTGAAGAAGCTGAGGATGAGAAAAGACCCCATCCCGTTCATCCTTTTCTCTGGGCGCGTCGAGGAGGATGTGGTCATCGACGCTTTGAACTCCGGGGTGGATTACTTTATTTTGAAGGGCCCCAACCCCATCTCAAAACTAGGCGACCTTGAGCAGATGGTGAGGTCGGCCGTGCATGACCATTGGAGGGAGAAAGCGAACAGCCTCAAGACGACCGCCTTTGACAGGGCCGTCGTTGGGAATTTGATGATAGATGCACATGACAGGGTCCTTGAGGTAAACGAGGCAGCATTAGGGCTTTGGAAGGTGGAGGACCGCTCCAAGCTTGTGGGCAAGGAGATAAAAGACCTCTTGGAGCACGGCGACGTCATCGATGTCATAAAGGCGGGCATCGACATCCTAGGCCGGTGGGAAGGGGATTTCACCGCAAAGAGGACAGATGGGACGACCTTCACGGCATACGCGTATGTTACCAGCATAAAAGACGAGACAGGAAAGCTGTTCGGCCACCACGTCACGCTCATCGATGTGACGGAGAAGAGGGCGTGCGACGAGTCCCTTAAGAAAAGTCATGAGAATCTGAGGCTCATCGCCGAGAACTCCACAGATTGGATCTCGATGCTCGACCCGTTCGGAGGGATAACATATTCCTCGTCTGCGATCAAAGAGCTCACTGGTCACGCCCCTGATGATGTGGTGAGGATGGAGCTCTTCAAGCTTGTCCCACCTGAGGACGTTCCGGCGATCAAACAAGCGATGGGGGTGATGCTCGACACGGGTTCGGCCCCTCCTATCGAGTTCCGATTGAGGAGGAAGGACGGCTCCCTCGTAAACGTCGAGGCCAAAGGGAGGGTCGTGGATGTTGGCAATGGGCAAGGATTAAGGGTCCTGATGATCACGAGGGACGTCTCGTGTAGGCCGCGCCAAGAGCAACCGGCTGTGCCCGTCATCGGACCAATAAATGAAGAAAAGGTCATTCTCTCTGACATGAACGTCGTCACCAAGGTCGAGGACCTTGAAAGACTGATGGATGTGATGGGGCATCTGGAGCTGGTGAAGGAAAGGGCCAAGGACCCATGGTTGCTCGACAGGCTTGCCAAGATGGAGGAGCTCCTTGGCACCGTGATCGACAATGCGAACAGCGTCCTGGAGTTCCAGCAGATCGGCACCAAGGAGGCGGAATGGCAAAGCGTCCACGATCTCTTGAGGGACATCATCATCCGCATAGATCCTGACGATGTCCACGTTCAGGTGCTCGCGAAGAGATTGGAGGTGCTCGCGGACCCCATGCTCGACCGCGTCTTCTACAGTCTGATCGACAACACCATGAAGCACGGCGGAAAGGCGCATAAGATCTGGGTGGCGTACGAGATGGAGGGCAGCGCCGTGAAGATAATATTCGAGGACAATGGCGTCGGCATCCCAATGGATATGAAACCGAGATTATTCGAGAGGAGGTACGGAAAGCACGGCCTGCCCCTTGCACATGCCGTTCTGGCCGCGACAGGTATATCCATATGCGAGACGGGCACCCCTGGTAAAGGCGCGAGGTTCGAGATCACGGTCCCCAATGGGAAGTTCAGACTGCGGTAG
- the acsA gene encoding acetate--CoA ligase — protein sequence MEEVLPPQDVGQFKDYHEAYRNFNWSFLEAHFDWSRGGTYNIAHEAVDRHANGPRRDKTALCSVRSDGTIGKITFGELSNLSSRFADGLRKLGVSPGDRVFIFLDRTTELFISLIGTIKMGGIAGPLFSALGPEAVLDRAKDSKASVFITSPYLYKRIAPIIRQLDDVRHFIVVGGGKDLGERVIPFDEVMAVGDPTFKCANMRPTDPYIIHYTSGSTGKPKGILLPHRAMLQQVWGSISVVDLREDDVYWCTADPGWVTGTSIGILGPWYLGTTIISYEGRFDARTWYSILEKMKVTVWFTAPTALRMLMRSGDELVREFDLSKLRHVCSAGEPLNPEVVRWGMNVLQKRIHDNWWQTETGAPCISNFRCMNIRPGSMGRPVPGVVAAIVDENGNELPPRKEGFLALRPGWPSMMVGIWGNVSKYREYFYVPGWYTSGDQAYMDEDGYFWFLGRVDDVIKTSGERLGPFEVESALIEHPAVAESAVIGKPDELRGEIVKAFIVLRPGKEPSDELRADITNFVKTRLSYYAYPREIEFVTTLPKTRSGKIMRRVLKAKELGHDLGDTSTMEE from the coding sequence ATGGAGGAGGTCCTTCCACCCCAGGACGTCGGGCAGTTCAAGGATTACCACGAGGCATATCGGAATTTCAACTGGTCATTTCTGGAAGCCCATTTCGATTGGTCGAGGGGCGGGACCTACAACATCGCTCATGAGGCGGTGGACAGGCATGCCAATGGGCCGAGGAGGGACAAGACCGCACTTTGCTCTGTCAGATCCGACGGTACGATCGGGAAAATTACGTTTGGGGAACTGTCAAATTTATCCAGCAGGTTTGCTGACGGTCTAAGGAAGCTCGGGGTCTCACCGGGCGATAGGGTTTTCATATTCTTGGACAGAACGACCGAGCTGTTCATTTCATTGATAGGCACGATAAAGATGGGGGGGATAGCCGGTCCTTTATTCTCAGCGCTAGGCCCCGAGGCGGTCTTGGACAGGGCAAAGGACAGCAAGGCCTCGGTCTTCATCACCTCACCATATCTTTACAAAAGGATCGCCCCCATCATCAGACAGTTGGACGATGTGAGACATTTCATCGTCGTGGGCGGAGGCAAGGACCTCGGTGAAAGGGTGATACCTTTCGATGAGGTGATGGCCGTCGGGGACCCGACGTTCAAGTGCGCCAACATGAGGCCCACCGACCCTTATATCATCCACTATACCTCGGGTTCCACAGGCAAGCCCAAGGGTATATTGCTGCCTCACCGGGCGATGCTCCAGCAGGTCTGGGGGAGCATTTCAGTCGTCGATCTGCGCGAGGATGACGTCTATTGGTGCACCGCCGACCCTGGTTGGGTCACAGGGACCTCCATCGGGATCCTGGGGCCATGGTATCTCGGGACGACGATAATCTCCTACGAAGGAAGGTTCGATGCGAGGACCTGGTATTCCATCCTGGAAAAGATGAAAGTGACCGTCTGGTTCACCGCGCCGACCGCCCTGAGGATGCTCATGCGGTCGGGAGATGAACTGGTCAGGGAGTTCGACCTCTCAAAGTTGAGGCATGTCTGCTCGGCCGGTGAACCGCTGAACCCCGAGGTGGTACGTTGGGGGATGAACGTCCTTCAAAAGAGGATACATGATAACTGGTGGCAGACCGAGACCGGTGCCCCGTGCATCTCTAATTTCAGATGCATGAACATCAGGCCCGGCTCGATGGGCAGACCGGTCCCGGGCGTCGTCGCGGCCATCGTCGACGAGAACGGCAACGAGCTGCCCCCAAGGAAGGAAGGGTTCCTGGCCCTGAGGCCAGGCTGGCCCTCCATGATGGTAGGGATATGGGGGAACGTATCGAAGTATCGTGAGTATTTCTACGTCCCAGGATGGTACACCTCAGGCGACCAGGCATACATGGACGAAGACGGGTATTTCTGGTTCCTGGGACGGGTGGATGACGTCATCAAGACCTCTGGGGAAAGGCTCGGGCCGTTCGAGGTGGAATCGGCATTGATAGAGCATCCGGCCGTTGCGGAATCGGCGGTCATCGGGAAGCCAGATGAGCTGAGGGGAGAGATCGTCAAGGCCTTCATCGTGCTAAGGCCAGGAAAAGAACCTTCAGATGAGCTGAGGGCCGATATCACCAATTTTGTTAAGACGAGGCTGTCCTATTATGCCTATCCCCGTGAGATCGAGTTCGTCACCACCTTGCCAAAGACACGCTCTGGAAAGATCATGAGGCGGGTGCTCAAGGCAAAGGAGCTCGGGCACGACCTAGGAGATACATCGACGATGGAGGAATGA
- a CDS encoding peroxiredoxin — MSSEDLMKGLREGDRVPGFTLRDQDGKLVDMSEHIGKGKLVIYFYPADFTSICTMEARAFREMHEGFMREGAKVFGISSDSVESHKRFATEHELPFTLLSDPEGKVREMFGAVGIGGTPARVTYVIDEKGVVRMVYSSALQGKKHSEEAMKAVKGLS, encoded by the coding sequence ATGTCATCAGAGGATCTTATGAAAGGATTACGGGAGGGCGATCGTGTCCCTGGCTTCACCCTCAGGGACCAGGACGGGAAGCTAGTTGACATGTCGGAGCATATTGGAAAGGGAAAGCTAGTGATATACTTCTATCCAGCTGACTTTACGAGCATATGCACCATGGAGGCGAGGGCATTCCGGGAGATGCATGAGGGCTTCATGAGAGAAGGTGCCAAGGTCTTTGGCATCAGCTCTGACAGTGTTGAATCACACAAAAGGTTTGCGACGGAACATGAGCTCCCCTTCACCTTGCTGAGCGACCCTGAGGGGAAGGTGCGGGAGATGTTCGGCGCGGTCGGGATCGGAGGTACGCCCGCAAGGGTCACCTATGTGATCGATGAAAAGGGTGTGGTCAGGATGGTCTACTCATCAGCTCTTCAGGGCAAGAAGCACTCGGAAGAGGCGATGAAGGCGGTCAAAGGTCTGTCATAG
- a CDS encoding dual specificity protein phosphatase family protein, whose product MIDWIDDNVAIGNWMDARNVKMLQREGIDLVLDSRVLFDDSKGRSRRTPKVDLIEREVRFILALAGMGAKVLIRCYHGRDRSPFVAMVYISRKLGISHLQAYEMVKERRRMTVPHWDWVDMLEKNGEGVSTDDVLSGSD is encoded by the coding sequence ATGATCGATTGGATAGATGACAACGTGGCCATCGGGAACTGGATGGACGCAAGGAACGTCAAGATGCTCCAGCGTGAAGGGATAGACCTGGTCTTGGACTCGAGGGTGTTGTTCGATGATTCGAAAGGCAGGTCCCGTCGGACGCCGAAGGTCGACCTCATAGAACGAGAGGTCAGGTTCATCCTTGCCTTGGCAGGGATGGGGGCAAAGGTCCTCATCAGGTGCTATCATGGAAGGGACAGGTCCCCTTTCGTCGCCATGGTCTATATAAGCCGGAAGCTGGGAATATCACATCTCCAAGCATACGAAATGGTAAAGGAGAGGAGGAGGATGACCGTCCCACATTGGGATTGGGTCGATATGTTGGAAAAGAACGGTGAGGGGGTCTCGACAGATGATGTCCTCTCTGGTTCTGATTAA
- a CDS encoding histidine phosphatase family protein has translation MKSEDGIRILRDIHAVPEGSSCAMIIRHADRGGELGQIVRNDEGLNETGIRRARELGSRLTRFNMLKAFSSPVGRCVDTAKLISEGFGQGIVPERTELLGMSAPFMVDTKRAYDKMRELGLIGFVDLYVNDKIDRSIALPCGQGMKMLLSYAIEKIKDMDNGLGLFITHDMIITPPMAYYFGYDFRTKGLVPFLDGIILYRTDNGLVARYDGREIPVSEEGTPLEKWGSVP, from the coding sequence ATGAAGAGCGAGGATGGGATAAGGATACTCAGGGACATCCATGCCGTCCCCGAAGGGTCGAGCTGCGCAATGATCATTCGCCATGCTGACCGAGGCGGGGAGCTTGGCCAGATCGTAAGGAATGATGAGGGGCTCAATGAGACCGGTATAAGAAGGGCGAGGGAGCTCGGCTCCCGTCTCACCAGGTTCAATATGTTAAAGGCATTCTCGAGCCCTGTCGGCCGCTGTGTGGACACCGCCAAGCTCATCTCAGAAGGGTTTGGTCAGGGTATAGTGCCTGAGAGAACCGAGCTTCTTGGCATGTCCGCACCTTTCATGGTGGACACGAAGAGGGCCTATGATAAGATGCGAGAATTAGGTCTGATAGGTTTCGTTGACCTATATGTCAATGACAAGATCGACAGGAGCATCGCCCTGCCCTGCGGTCAAGGAATGAAGATGCTACTATCGTACGCGATCGAGAAGATCAAGGACATGGACAACGGCCTCGGCCTCTTTATTACCCATGACATGATCATCACGCCACCGATGGCCTATTATTTCGGATACGATTTTCGTACGAAAGGCCTGGTGCCATTCCTGGACGGGATCATTCTCTATCGGACGGACAATGGTCTCGTCGCAAGGTACGACGGGAGAGAGATACCGGTCAGCGAGGAGGGCACCCCTCTTGAAAAGTGGGGGTCTGTGCCTTGA
- a CDS encoding nitroreductase has translation MSDEGLYPYIFKRRSVRKYQKEPLDPSVLSDISTFIDNIVPLVPGIRTEIRVLNEQTIKGMFRTNAPHYIAFYSEKKDGYLPNAGFMLQQLDLYLAKKGIGNCWQAGAKLAKGGGEPPQGMELVIMTSFGRPAEEIYRKGPDEFKRKEVTKISSVKGMENIIEAARLAPSSVNNQSWYFTGGDGKIYAFAERSLITDHLNRINVGIALCHMWLAAQHEGRKVSFDLSGCDADMIPKGYAFVATMTIE, from the coding sequence ATGAGCGACGAAGGTCTTTATCCATACATATTCAAGCGCAGGTCGGTCAGGAAATATCAGAAGGAGCCGCTCGACCCATCGGTCCTGTCCGATATCTCGACATTCATCGATAATATTGTACCATTGGTCCCGGGTATTCGGACCGAGATAAGAGTCCTGAACGAACAGACCATAAAGGGCATGTTCAGGACCAACGCACCACATTACATCGCCTTTTACTCGGAGAAGAAGGATGGATATCTCCCGAACGCGGGGTTCATGCTCCAACAGCTCGACCTTTATCTCGCTAAGAAGGGGATTGGTAACTGCTGGCAGGCCGGTGCAAAACTTGCAAAGGGAGGAGGGGAGCCTCCTCAGGGGATGGAGCTGGTGATCATGACCTCATTCGGAAGGCCCGCAGAGGAGATATATCGTAAAGGGCCTGATGAGTTCAAGAGGAAGGAGGTCACCAAGATATCTTCCGTAAAGGGGATGGAGAACATCATAGAGGCCGCCAGGCTTGCCCCTTCCAGCGTTAACAACCAATCATGGTATTTCACCGGCGGGGATGGGAAGATATACGCATTCGCGGAGAGGTCGCTCATAACCGACCATCTGAACCGCATCAATGTGGGGATAGCGCTCTGCCATATGTGGCTGGCCGCACAGCACGAGGGGAGGAAGGTCTCCTTCGATCTCAGCGGTTGCGATGCTGACATGATACCAAAGGGCTATGCCTTTGTGGCCACCATGACGATAGAATAA